AATACTCTGAAACTGTGGGTAGGGTACCAAAGAAATTttgcttattttatttattgaaaaattagcAAACTAGTTTTAGAAGTAAATAGTTTAGGTTAAAAAATCATAAACTTTAGAGTATAATTTTTAGGTTTTTCTGCAACCTTTTTGGTGTTGTTTAATAAATGTCACTCATATAATCTGCTTCTCTGAAATGgaaaattatttatttgcttTATATACTGTCAaaaagaatttgaatttgaaatgcaTACATTAAAATTTGATTATACAAGATGATTGAATCAATTAGTAAAgtatattgttattttgatggtgTTTAACTCACAGGGTACATTGATAAGAGTGTTTGATATCAATTCAAAGAAGAAGATAGCTGAGTTCAGGAGGGGAGCTGATCCTGCTGTTGTATATTGGTTTGTAACATATTCTTCTATTGTAATCAGTGTGTAATAAGAcagttttttatttttcatagttaaattttttttttatttctcttctTCTTTGATTTGTCCTTTTCCTGACATGTTGATTATTGTTATTAAATGAACAAGTATTTCATATGATCTCAGTTCAGTGTAAGTCAAAagtttatgacgtcaaattttcttgctcTCCTAAAAAATTCCCATTGTAAGTTCATTCAAAAAGGAAACCATGTGTCATGATGTTATATAGAAAGAATACATCGTTTTGCAGATAATTTGAAAAGAAGAATTAAATGTGTCTGTATATTgtctaaaaatcattagagaaactaCAATGCCATATTCCTCCACTCTTGACactgaaaatatgaaaatttcttgaGCAGTGGTAGAATAAGTATTTATACAACTTTATTTGTGACCAATTTGTGTTTAAATCTTTTTCATTGATTGATGATCCTGCCATGGACTTTGCATATCTATTACAGTTTTGAGATGAAACAGATACAtcttaaacaaattatttattattatattgagcTTCATGTGATTATCACTAGCAGCATGCTTCAATCACCTGATTCAGATATCTGACAGTTTCAAAGTATACAAGGCTTAAGGAACCGAAAAACAgccctttttcaatttttaactgATTTGGAATTTTTTTCCGATATTCAAGAATTTTTATAACtgtgaaatatgaaaaatattcttGATTATTAATgagaacaatttgttttttttcagtataaATTTCAGTCATGATTCGGAGTTTCTTTGTGCATCGAGTGATAAAGGAACTGTTCATATATTTGCTGTACAAGACATGGAGCTTAACAGAAGATCAACgtaagttgaaaaaaaaagatatttaagacAAGAAAATCAAGTTTATATAGATGATTTTTAAAACTATTGATTGGTAATCTTGAAATGCCTTGGGCTGTTTTTCTGCTATGtaatcaggttgttgtctctttgacacactccctgtttccattctcaattgtatttattAATGTTTGCTAAATGTCCAAGGGTATAtctcatgcatattcaggattaTGTATAAATCTTATAAAACTTCCTTTTCTAAACTCCATGTGTGGCGAGCATAGTTGAATGAGACTCAGACTGTAAAGTAACCTGAAAATGATAATAAACCACACCTATGACTaataaatgattttattgataaGAAGGCTTTTTAATCCATATGTGTTTTGATATTGTTATGAATTGGACAATTCATATGATGATGTCATGTTCATGGCGGCAGCTTTTTACCCCATTATGCTTCATTTTCTCTTTAAAATGTAACTTTGAATAGATGAGAAAAAGACATATATGTGTGCAGTGCctataaaaaatgaatatagtATTTAAGTAACATTCTTGAAAAGGTACAACAAGTGTATTATCAATGTTGAATATTTGTAAGTTAATATTTTTCCTTTATCTCTTGTAGATTTAAGACAATGGGTTTTCTGGGGACATATGTGGAGTCACAATGGGGGTTGGCTAACTTCACTGTAGCTGCTGAATGTGCATGTATTTGTGCATTTGGGCCAAGCCATTCTGTGATAGGTAAGTTTTTTAATTCGTTTAAAATGGGTCAGTGTAATATTAAATGGCCTATAGTATTATATTGAAATCTGAATAGAAGGAGATGTTCGTCCTCATTGTAAGTTATAAGTCAACGAGGCGGCAACCAAATTACATAAGGATGGGGAAAAAATTGGTAGGTCAATATATAACCCTCAAATATGGTCAAATGTGTGTACCATAATATCAAGCATATAACATGTCATATTTAACATGGTCATTTTGGGGAAGATTTAATTATGAGCACCATCAATAAcgagaaatatatattttattctcatTAACATGTTTGtataaaacatcttgtttttcaaaaaataatttgacCAACTTCTCATAATGagtctttatttattcattttttgggGAAATACAGATATCAGACaaattgtaaatttaattttgaaggATGATATTTGCtttataataattttaatctttctaTATTGATAATAATTGCATTCAaagatttgatttattataatttctatAATTATATGACATGTTATTTTCAGCGATTTGTGTGGATGGGACATTTCATAAATATGTGTTCACGACAGGCGGCAATTGTAACAGAGAGGCTTATGACAATTTCCTGGAGATGGGAGACGATTTGGAATAGTCGATTGTTGTTAATGCAGTCagattttatgtttatgtttttgaaTATGTGATTTgttatattatgttttatttcttagtaaaagttttcattatgtttatCTGACTCAGAATGCTACATGAGCCATTGTTATCAGGATTTTACCCCTTATAGTTTAGAAATGTATAGGTCTATAGGAAACCTATCTGTTTGTAAATTATATAAGTTCAAATCTTCTGATAGTTGCAGAACTTATGTAAATCATACATTTTGAAGGGGGGATGACTTAACATCATTTGAAAGATAATTTTGAATGAGGAGTGATAATTTTAAGCTTGGTCAAAGCTATTTTATTTAGGTCTTTTCCATTAAAATTGAAGTTTGAGGGTAGAAAGATACTTCTAAAGTAGTCCCACAATCAGCATACCTTCTGTGAGTTATTTTGCATACATTAAATTGACACACAACCATAAATGACCCACATCTCATGTCCAAAAATAAAACTTCCCTTCCTACCCTCAAAATTCATTTTGAAGGATTAGCcatcattattattatcattgtTTCCCATTTTCCCAGAtgattgttcttttagtttgaaTTGTTGTTATATGTGTTCCATTGATAAGTaaaattatctattttatttttcagtgttTATTTCTTACAATTAGTTTTTTACTTAAAGGTAACACATGTATTTGACTATCTGGTTTAATGCTGAATTTTTATTTAAGCTTGAggttatttatattttgacatatttgatgAGTTACCTACATTGAGGATTGTATACTGACCTTTAGATTATGTAAATTGCTTTTTCAGTGATATTTGCCTCACATTTATTCTCATCATAAAAGAAGTTTATAAAGTTCATCATATTTATAGTATAATCATATTGTTGCCATTTCATATTTTAAGAAtggaataaaaatttaaataagttatatgtttgttttatatgttttgtatcaACATAAACgtattctctaatttttgtgctattttcacctTTCTGGAGCAGTGTGAGAAATATTTTTCATCAATAGTGAACAATCTGTTCTCAGAAAATGTTTGGtcaaaatttaattgtgacgttcaattttcttgatttcttctgaatttcctgTTGTGATGTTCTGACAAAAAAGGCAACCATTCCTGATGACatcacatataaagaacacaactcTTTGGTGTATCACGATATTTCTTCACTtcagacagttaaattttagtatATAAAGCCCTCATTTCTACAGCATTAAATTGGGGAGATAGGCAACTTATGATTTAGAACAGATATTAACTCATTGATTCACCTAATTAATCTTTCATTAGACATAGTtaagatttttaaattttatttccatGAACATTTTGTATGCACTGCACACACACAATCCAGAAGACAAGAACAGATAAAAACTAGCTTTTCAGTTCTGTTGCATTAAAAAAGTTACCAGTAGTCCTTTTTACAAAGAATGAGAAATGCTTGACATAAGGATGCTTATTCTAAgctttgtgttgaagaccgtaccttgacctaaaTGGTttgctttttgtcgagcctgcgactatTGTCGAGCCTGCGCCTATTGTcacagaaagctcaacatagggatagtgatccagtggcggcggctacggcggcagTAACGTCGGAGTTAGCTAACTTCTTGAAAGCTTTATGTTTTAGAAGCTGGAagatctggatgcttcatactttgtatatggatgcctcatgttacgaagtttccatcagtcacatgtccaatgtccttgacttcattttcatggttcagtgactacttggaaaaaagttaagattttttgtaacattaaattctctcttattaaaagtaataggataactatatttggtatgtgtgtaccttgcaaggtcctcatgcccgtcagacagttttcacgtGACCTTGACCAgaccatatctcagatactataagcaataggtctagtatatttggtgtatgaaaggaCTGCAAGGTgtgcatgtccaactggcaggtgtcatctgaccttgaccccattttcatggttcagtggttataattaagtttttgtgttttggtctggtttTCTTATACTCTATGAAATAGGTCTACTCTATTTGATGTAtggtttagttttcttggttaatgttaagtttatgtgacagttgtaataaagctttatatttaggactatcaacataatatcaatgattagtaaagaaggtgagacatttcagcttatgcactcttgtttaaattgtgacttggatggagagttgtctcattgtcaatcatatcacatcttcctttatctaatATCCTGTGAAAGCAGTGTTTCCTTTCCATAAAGTTTCATATCCCTTTTTGTTTTAGCAAATAAGAATATGGCATTTAAAGTTGATATATAGAATCATTGATGGTATACACATCTGTCAGACAGTGGGCACTTAACCTGGCCTTATTTTATGGTTCAGCGGTCGGTGCTATTTTTCAATGTCCATAGTTTGAAAGCTATCAATTCATCAGCAGCTGCAAAAGCTATGTTTCAGCATGTGCACTATTGTTGATGGATAAAAATTAGGGGGATACAGGATATGGGTAtcaatttcatattaaaaaaaaaggtgcaaAAAAACACTCATTTGCTGTTAATATTAATGTCGAACTCGCAATGTTTCTTTTTTTGCAgaattaactttttaatttttgaaatcttgaGAACaaattgtggtataatttcagagagatccatacacaattccacaagttattgtttggaaacttGAAAAATGCTCATTTGggccctttttcctaaactggtGGGACCATAAACCCCAAAATCAATACAAACCCGactttttatggtcataaactttgtgtttaaatttcatagatttctatttacttatactaaagttattgtccagaaatcAAAGGTATTCGAACGACTTCAACAATGACGACATGATACCAATACATGACCgcaatttttttttgcagtcatataaaaacagaccaaaacacagaaACTTAACACTGggcaatgaaccgtaaaaataaggtcacggtcaaataaaacctgctagactgacatgtacatcttaaAATGTTTCCATACACGAAATAAAGTAGACCTATTGTATATAAAGGTATTGTATAAGAAAATCAGACAAACTGTAACCACTGAATCATTAAAACGAGGTCATGGTCAAGTGATGCCTGCCTGttggacatgtataccttacaatccttccatacaccaaatatagcatgAGTAGACCGTTTGCTTATAGTATCagagatatggacttgactacCAATTAAATGTGTGTGTGGTGGTTCACATGACCCAGAGCAGCTGAGCTAAATATCGTATTTATGCTGTAATAAGTAAGAATAAGACAACATGGTGAGATTGTTTATTTACAGTTGCTATCAAaggaataaaaactttccaaaatcTGCTGAACACATTACAACTTCAATACAGAAGAATTTGGAgaataaattgtttttgtttcaatataaTTAAAATCATTTGTTTCCTTATACAGAAGTATACACAAAAATCTGTTTATAAATATGCAACAAgaaaatttatacatttgtatctttcttgaaaaaaattaaagattttccCGTCACATATATTTCATCACCATGAAAATCTAAGAcaaagtaatgattttttttatggacACACATGACTCCAGAGCCAACATTATATGTCTCCTCATTTTAAGAAGTTATCGTACATATATCATAAATACAACAAAACAATGTAACATTCATATGACGTGTTCACTTGTTTATCATAAAAGGTGAGGTAATAATATTACACatcatatgatacatattatagcaAAGGTCACTCATGCGTGACAGAGAGGTTTGAAATTCTATTCAAATTGTTAATAATATTAttgaaatcaaaatttttatgtagaacaattttattaatattcaatTAAATTTATCTTTAGATATGTATTACTTGACACTACAGCAATCAATTAGTCTTGtatgtttgaaaaattaaatttcatgTGTAATGCCAATTTCTGATTTTGCATCAGCCAGCCTTGATAATATTGATATAGGTCATGGTTGCCAACTTTATTAAAGGCCTAATttgtattactgtggattcattattattcgtgggataccaatttttggtGGATTTTGTTGGTACAGGCAAAATTAACTGTTCAATGAATGACAGATTTTacataggcttgtatgcagatttcagcaaaatcataaaattaaatatccaGATATATTTAAGTTTTCCTGAATTCATGAAAATTGGTCCCCACgataataaatgaatccacagtatgttagGTCACATTAAAATTCAAAGTAGGTATATggtaaagtgtatatgatatatattttttagtatttaaCAATGCATCAACCCTCAATATAATTCCTCAAGCAGGTTGATACAGGCACCATATTCAAAAGCCATAAATATCCCCTATATAATATtctttgaaacaaacaaaaaacaagtgACCACTTGCAAGACAATTGGTAAATGGTGAGTGACCCCTGCTATAAACTTCTATAAATTGCTGAAtgcatacatatataaatatacaatttaacaaTATGTCGCACACTATTTCATCCATCGTATGCTTTAAAACATTTACATCTATACACATCATATAAAAAACACACGCTTCACAACATACATACAATTACAAAATACACAACAATCCTTGGAATCAGAAATCAAGgaataaattatcatatttatcCTTCTCTTTTATAAATAAGACCTGTTTATTTGTAAATGAAGAAATTTAATGATTTAGTTAAGCACAATAGCCACACAAATTTTTACTTAAAAGTTAttcatacaaaatattgttttttttattttttatcataataagactattttacattttcataaatgacaaattaatttactaacatttatttgtgatttttaaaactgtttttaaataataacttttttttgtgAATTAGGATTTCCTCCTCAGGTAACTGCTTTCATGTACAGACCAACTGCAGTTATGAAAGTCTGATGTTTCTCAATAGCTTCCACAACATTTAAATACTTTATAAGTTACTGTGAGGTCAAGGTTTATATTTACATTCTTGTATAATGACAAGATGTCTGTAggtttttaggcagttaagctgccttatgtgAGCACCCTGGTTTTATgtgctacccaataaatgctgaaatacgtgccattgttatcatctagctggctactatattatttataacttattggacagttttttcatacttttcattctggattacaaaaaatatgaccagaaaaaccttaaatgatcgtcgattttcccaaagttttgaagttgcacataggaagtagagcacattaggaatccttatgtagtttattatcccctgagcttttggctaagatgtcaaacaACAAATGTATgcaatatttaatcgccgaaaatctctaaagacaagtagttaagatttcccaaattgcaaaagtcgtaggaatattgtttgtcgtcaatacgtagtcaactacgtataTATACGTCAGTATAAGTTCAACTGAtcacgctgttggcggcaattttgaattagaagacgaagttttcgtatcttttcaatttggacgcaggggttcaaattagcggtggtccgaagTCTGCGACCTTcccacttttgcagtcggactttctacttggttactagctacgcccgacatGCCCGACGGAAAAACaataactttgcaaacatttttaccaGTTTCCTAATAAACaatctcaaacttattttcatcattactattcatgacagcgatgttcaatttgttcaaccgctagctttatacagaaaatcgccgataAATAATGTGTTAATCCGAGCAATATCGTATCTCActatctgtcaaaaacaacattgaaaataaaatggctGCCGCGAGAAGacattacaatatcggatccgattccggaagcggataagggtaatctCGGGTTTTGGCTTTCAACtaaaaaaatccagacaggtgacaaaatacatttatgaatggtaaataaatataaacactagaattgaaaaccaaaagaaagaaaaagcagaaaatattttgtacaccaattttaatgtcaaaatccaatgtgacagctgggaacagtttatctaacaatatatatgttcctggtaacagtataaattttctttatcagtgataaatgttggtaatgcatgttaaatgcttttcaagttaaacatatttctgcaatttcaaggggtatttttatcttctcaattttgataggtcagttaaaatagctggaagtttctaatacaaaaaaaaagatgtggtatgattgccaatgagacaactatccacaagagaccaaaatgaccaaaacttggtaacggtcaagatcccccaccctaaaccatatatattcatgtatgggacaatataacaaatcatatgaaatataggtggaggtCGTGGGAGAATTTATAACGGTCCAGATCCacaatcttaaacaatatatatttatgtatgggacaatattacaaatcaaatgaattataaggggtccctatggtcactgtacaccctcctgtttgagaacttggaaaaatTCCAGATCATCACCCCTtgaccatatatactcatgtataagactatatatataataaatcaaatgaaatataggggaagtccctgtggtcaccctacccctcatgTTTAAAAACTTTGAAACAGATGGGATCCCcaactctaaattaaatgaaatatagggggagtccctgcagtCACCCTACCCCTCCTGATTGAGAAATTGGAAACAGTCGAGCTCCCACCTtttaattaaaccatatatattcatgtatgagaactaatcaaatgaaatatagggagagtccttagggtcaccctacccactcctgtttgataacttagaaacagatgagatccccacccctcaaccatacaTTTacgtattggacaatataacaaatcaaatgaaatataggggaagtcactgggcccccacccctcctgtttgaaaacttgataacggtcgagatccccacccataaaccatacatattcatgtatgggacaatataaaaaatcaaatgaaaaataggggtagtccctaggatcaccccacaccctcttgtgtgtgttttgagaacttgtaaaagattgagataccaacgcctaaaccatattcattcctgtttgtcatttcagaaAAGATTGAAggacatacaaggtcaatctcataggcgacacatatgcatatcactttgctagaccctaacacctgtcattttattccaaacttagacattatggacttggggtgaaggtgggagtcatttacatttactatggacaggtcagtcagacctcaccgttgatccctgtagtagtaaacatttgtctgatttgtgtctcataacttttgtactgtacaacacaaacttagtttctttccagggaagcaagtctattcatacttttacaagctcgtactaacgtcaacttgaactactaacatgtactaacagtcaactaataagaacaattacgatcaactagaagaactgcaatcattgcaaatttgtaccactgctgactcatGAAAGACGCATGACCATTCATGGTCATGTgcgttgctattgaaaaccttgataaaatatgaattatttaccttaatgattaattcattaaatgaacataaatgtacaattatatatgaatgtttaatgtttgttcttttaaatctttaaaaaaaagttgaagcaacattgccacagttttcataattatgttttgccttggtttttggttaactgcctacagtgcttacagcgctttgattttgttaagttgctgtctcattgatatataCACATTTCCTTctatttaaatacaatatttcaattttgatatcaaaatttCAACTTAGTCTTTGAGGTTGACCAGGATATTTTACAAtgttacatatatacataatttCTTTCCTGAAACTTCAAGTTTTGTGACATTTCTACTTTGCGATCAAGATGGTTACTTTACCAGAAAATCTCTCTAGTCACAGTTTAAAAGCATACTACAACAAATAGGATAAATGCTGTGGAAAATGTTttcaaatcatgaaatatttaaagaatttaaattaGTCTTATAAATTAAAACTTAGATTTATCTATATAGCTTCATCTTTCAAAACAGGCTTAGATTTCTAAAAAATAACTTGAAAGTCAAAATCCTacttttttgttcatattatgaACAGTTGTTTGTTTTTGCTTGAAAACATAAGCTCAATATTGTTCACAACATGAAAACAAGATATGGAACTAATCCCAATGTATTTTCTACACAATTCTGTTATAAATCAAACAGCTATAAAGTACAGATTAAAATCTAACCAAAAGACAATACAAATCACACTAACATTTAtaatattaatgttttcttttaagTTTATTTCGAAAAATCATATGCAATATATAAACATGATTGATGTCTTTATGAAAATGGATATACAAAtagaaatgaagaaaacaaaataatgactTCTCAATATCATACATCATCATCACATTTGTTCAACAAAAACAGCACTACATTTACGTTAAATATCTGAGAAttaacaaattatattaaaaacaat
This portion of the Mytilus edulis unplaced genomic scaffold, xbMytEdul2.2 SCAFFOLD_603, whole genome shotgun sequence genome encodes:
- the LOC139507353 gene encoding WD repeat domain phosphoinositide-interacting protein 4-like, with the translated sequence MVFNSQGTLIRVFDINSKKKIAEFRRGADPAVVYCINFSHDSEFLCASSDKGTVHIFAVQDMELNRRSTFKTMGFLGTYVESQWGLANFTVAAECACICAFGPSHSVIAICVDGTFHKYVFTTGGNCNREAYDNFLEMGDDLE